Proteins encoded in a region of the Triplophysa rosa linkage group LG6, Trosa_1v2, whole genome shotgun sequence genome:
- the glsb gene encoding glutaminase kidney isoform, mitochondrial isoform X4, translating into MLQFRASVVLKELIQTSHKRSLSDILSFKKTLPSAYRFSAAYSNGKIPKLNIVRNGRYLPFIQPLSSRRFLCTKTEGAIEPETVKTDETLQETTADNFISGYFHSYPHCGLNVSNASGVTGYHVSRESEWRKAGILPSLEDLLFYSIAEGQEKIPAHKFITALKATGLRTGDPRLKECMDMLKVTLKSTSDGVMLDRHLFKKCVQSNIVLLTQAFRKKFVIPDFQSFSSHIDTLYEKGRKLSGGLVADYIPQLAKFSPDLWAVSLCTVDGQRHTVGDTKVPFCLQSCVKPLKYAVAVHDHSTEFVHRFIGKEPSGLRFNKLFLNEEDKPHNPMVNAGAIVCTSLIKQGAGNAEKFDYLMNFLKKMAGDEYVGFSNATFQSERETGDRNFAIGYYLKEKKCFPEGTDMNAVLDLYFQLCSIEVTCESASVMAATLANGGFCPITGERVLCPEAVRDTLSLMHSCGMYDFSGQFAFHVGLPAKSGVSGGILLVVPNVMGIMCWSPPLDKLGNSVRGIQFCTDLVSLFNFHNYDNLRHFTKKLDPRREGGEQGTSGPLDYESLQQELALKDSLWTKVSPSECNEDSSTTVVYRMGDVEDRN; encoded by the exons ATGTTACAGTTTAGGGCTTCTGTTGTGCTGAAGGAGTTGATTCAAACCAGCCATAAGCGTTCGTTATCAGACATTTTAAGCTTTAAAAAGACTTTACCAAGCGCGTATCGCTTCAGCGCCGCTTATTCCAATGGCAAAATACCAAAGTTAAATATCGTCCGTAATGGAAGATATCTACCTTTCATTCAACCTCTATCTTCGAGGAGATTCCTATGTACAAAAACCGAGGGAGCGATCGAACCAGAGACCGTGAAGACAGATGAGACCTTACAGGAAACGACGGCAGACAA CTTCATCTCTGGGTATTTCCATTCTTACCCGCATTGTGGCCTAAATGTGAGCAATGCAAGTGGAGTCACCGGTTATCATGTGTCACGCGAAAGTGAGTGGAG GAAAGCTGGAATCCTGCCCAGCTTGGAGGATCTGCTCTTTTACAGTATTGCTGAAGGCCAAGAAAAGATCCCAGCCCACAAATTCATTACC GCGCTGAAGGCCACCGGACTTCGGACGGGAGATCCACGGCTGAAAGAATGTATGGACATGTTGAAAGTCACCCTGAAGTCCACGTCAGATGGCGTGATGCTGGACCGCCACCTTTTCAAAAA GTGTGTCCAGAGCAACATTGTGCTTTTAACCCAGGCCTTCCGGAAAAAGTTTGTCATCCCTGATTTCCAGTCGTTTTCTTCCCACATTGACACTCTCTATGAGAAAGGCAGAAAACTTTCTGGTGGACTg GTTGCTGACTACATTCCCCAACTTGCCAAATTTAGCCCAGATTTGTGGGCCGTGTCCCTGTGCACAGTCGATGGACAGAG ACACACGGTGGGCGACACCAAAGTGCCGTTCTGCCTGCAGTCGTGCGTGAAGCCGCTCAAGTACGCTGTTGCTGTGCACGATCACAGCACCGAATTTGTGCATCGCTTCATTGGGAAAGAGCCCAGCGGCTTACGCTTCAACAAACTCTTTCTGAATGAGGAGG aTAAACCGCATAATCCCATGGTAAATGCCGGCGCTATCGTGTGTACCTCTCTGATTAAG caAGGGGCAGGCAATGCTGAGAAGTTTGATTAT TTGATGAACTTCCTGAAGAAGATGGCAGGAGACGAATATGTTGGCTTCAGCAATGCCAC ATTTCAGTCAGAACGTGAGACGGGTGACAGGAATTTCGCTATTGGCTATTATCTGAAAGAGAAGAAG TGCTTTCCAGAGGGAACCGATATGAACGCTGTTCTGGACTTGTACTTTCAG CTCTGCTCCATCGAGGTAACATGTGAGAGCGCTAGTGTCATGGCAGCCACGCTGGCCAACGGTGGTTTCTGTCCAATCACAGGCGAGCGCGTGCTGTGCCCAGAGGCCGTGCGAGACACCCTTAGCCTCATGCACTCCTGCGGCATGTATGACTTCTCAGGGCAGTTCGCCTTCCAT GTGGGCCTTCCAGCCAAGTCAGGTGTGTCTGGGGGTATTCTGCTGGTTGTGCCTAATGTGATGGGCATCATGTGCTGGTCTCCGCCATTGGACAAGCTCGGCAACAGTGTCCGAGGCATCCAGTTCTGCACG GATCTGGTGTCCTTGTTCAACTTTCACAACTATGACAACCTGAGGCATTTCACCAAGAAGCTCGATCCTCGCCGTGAGGGAGGGGAACAGGGG